The Chlorocebus sabaeus isolate Y175 chromosome 16, mChlSab1.0.hap1, whole genome shotgun sequence genome window below encodes:
- the LOC103242151 gene encoding olfactory receptor 1E1: MMGRNQTSISEFLLLGLTIQPEQQNLFYALFLAMYLTTLLGNLLIIVLIRLDSHLHTPMYLFLSNLSFSDLCFSSVTIPKLLQNMQNQDPSIPYADCLTQMYFFLFFGDLESFLLVAMAYDRYVAICFPLRYTAIMSPMLCLALVVLSWVLTTFHAMLHTLLMARLCFCADNVIPHFFCDMSALLKLACSDTRINELVIFIMGGLILVIPFLLILGSYVRIVSSILKVPSSKGICKAFSTCGSHLSVVSLFYGTVIGLYLCPSTNSSTLKETVMAVMYTVVTPMLNPFIYSLRNRDMKGALGRIIQQKKTFLSLS; encoded by the coding sequence ATGATGGGGCGAAATCAAACCAGCATCTCAGAGTTCCTGCTCCTGGGCCTGACCATCCAGCCAGAGCAGCAAAACCTGTTCTATGCCCTGTTCTTGGCCATGTATCTTACCACCCTCCTGGGGAACCTCCTCATCATTGTCCTCATTCGACTGGACTCCCATCTCCACACGCCTATGTATTTGTTTCTCAGCAACTTGTCCttctctgacctctgcttctcTTCCGTGACCATTCCCAAGTTGTTACAGAACATGCAGAACCAAGACCCATCCATCCCCTATGCGGACTGCCTGACCCAAAtgtatttcttcctgttttttggAGACCTGGAGAGCTTCCTTCTTGTGGCCATGGCCTATGACCGCTATGTGGCCATCTGCTTCCCCCTGCGCTACACGGCCATCATGAGCCCCATGCTCTGTCTCGCCCTGGTGGTGCTGTCCTGGGTGCTGACTACCTTCCATGCCATGTTACACACTTTACTCATGGCCAGGTTGTGTTTTTGTGCAGACAACGTGATCCCCCACTTTTTCTGTGATATGTCTGCTCTGCTGAAGCTGGCCTGCTCTGACACTCGAATTAATGAATTGGTGATATTTATCATGGGAGGGCTGATTCTTGTCATCCCATTCCTACTCATCCTTGGGTCCTATGTACGGATTGTCTCCTCCATCCTCAAGGTCCCTTCTTCTAAGGGTATCTGCAAGGCCTTCTCTACTTGTGGCTCCCACCTCTCTGTGGTGTCACTGTTCTATGGGACCGTTATTGGTCTCTACTTATGCCCATCAACTAATAGTTCTACTCTAAAGGAGACTGTCATGGCTGTGATGTACACTGTGGTGACCCCCATGCTGAACCCCTTCATCtacagcctgaggaacagagACATGAAGGGAGCCCTGGGCAGAATCattcaacaaaagaaaactttcttaTCTCTCTCTTGA